In Thermanaerovibrio velox DSM 12556, the genomic stretch GGCCCCTCGATGGCGAAGAGCCTTCCAAGCCCCATCATGGTGCAGTGGATTATGGTCTCCGCAGCGTCGGGATCCACGGGCCGCAAACTGCCATCCTCTATCCCCGCCGCTATGATGTCCCGAATGCAGCGCCTTATCACGCTCAACGGATGATCCTCCCCTTGATGACACATGTGGCTTTTCCTAGCCATGAGGGAGCTGTCCTCCTCAAAGGCCCTGCCGATGGCCGCGATCACGTGCCTGTTCCTGTACATCCCTGAGGCCGCCACCTCCAGGGCCTCCTCAAGACCCTTTGACGCCGAAACCCTGCGGTTGACCACTTCTTCGCGTATCTCCGAAAGCCTCTCGGCGGTGATGCCCCCGTTGCGTTTCATCACGAAGAAGAGCACATCTCCCTTGCTCTCGAAGTATTTGTATATGGTGCCCTTGGCCACCCCCGCCCGTTGGGCGAGCTTCTCCATGGTTAAACCCTTCCATCCCTCCTCCCGCAGTATCCTTACCGCCGCTTCGTACAGGGCCTCCCGGGTAACCAGCTCCAGGAGGTCCCGCTTCTTTTCAGAAAGTCTCAACCTGATGCCCCCTTGCCGTCCGCAGCGTTGCTGTTACGCTGGTCATTTTTTAGACCGATGGTCACTAACCGTGGAGTCTAACCCCATCGACATATCCGGTCAATCGTGGAAAATACGTATGCATGGTGGATAATATGAGCTGTCACAAAAGTGCTATGAGTTATAATGTAATCGTAAGCCTTGCGTAATCCAGTGGTCATGTAGACATGGGGGTGTTGTGAGTGGATTTAAAGCTTCTTAAGATCGTTAACGATGAGGTGAGCTGCGGCGGTATAGGGGTTCTCTGCACCGTGGTGGACGAGGTGGGTTCCTCTCCCAGGAGCAGGGGATCGTCCATGTGGGTTCGCCTCGATGGTTCCATAGCCGGTACCGTGGGGGGAGGTTTGCTGGAGCACCAGGTGATCCAGAGGGCCTTGGAGATGATAGCCAAGGGGGAGTCCTGTGCTACCTTCACCAAGGATCTAAACGCCACGGACGGCATGGTGTGCGGTGGTAAGGTAGTGGTGTACCTGGAGGTCCTGGGCGGGGACGACCAGCTAGTGGTATTCGGGGCCGGGCACGTGGGCAAGGCCATAGGGGACTTGGCCCGCTACCTTGGGTTCTCCGTGGTGGTATGGGATGACCGGGAGGAGTTCGCCAACCAGGAACGGTTTCCCTATGCGGAGGTACACGCAGGGCCCCTGGAGGATTTCATGCGTGAATTCACGTCCAACCGCAGGACCTACATAGTAGTATGCACCAGGGGTCATGCCTTGGACTCCGAGGTGGTTCGGCTCCTGGAGAATAAGGAGGCCGCCTACATAGGGCTTATAGGCTCCAAGAGCAAGCTTATAGCGTTGAAGGAGTCCCTGCTTTTCAACGGGGTGAGCGAGGCTCACTTTGAGCGCATATTCAAGCCCGTGGGGCTCCCAATAGGGGCGGAGACCCCGGAGGAGATAGCCCTTTCGGTGATGGCGGAGATAGTGGCGCTCAAGAGGAGGGCCAATCTGGATTCCCTCAGGGCCTCCTGGTGGGATTGAGCGGATGGGCATGAGGCTTGGGGGGCTTGTGCTGCTTGGGGGTTACTCAAGCCGCATGGGGCGTTTCAAGCCCGGTTTGGACATCGGAGGGGCAACGCCGGTAGAGCGCTGCGTGAGGCTGCTCTCATCCGCCGGGGTGGATCCGGTGGTGGCGGTGGTGGGTCACAACCGGCAGGAGGCGGAGGCCCTTGTGAGTTCCGCCGGCGCGGACGTGGTCTTCAACCCCCTTTACCCCTCCGGCATGTTCTCATCGGTAAGGCGGGGCGTGGAGGCCCTGATGGGAAGCGGGGTGACAGGGGCCTTCGTGCTCCCCGTGGATGTGCCCCTCGTGAGGCCCTGCACCGTGAGGGCCTTGGCGGACCGTTTCGCGGCCCTCGCAGGCTCCGGGGCCGTGGATGCCCTTATCCCCGTCTTCAGGGGCAGGACCGGACACCCGCCGGTGATAGGAAGCCACAGGTTTGAGGAGATCCTGGGGTTTGAGGGCCAGGGAGGGCTTAGGGCCCTCATGTCGGGGTGGAAGTTGGAGACGTTGGACGTCTTCGACAGCCACGTGTTGCTCGACATGGACACCCCTGAGGACCTTGATGTGATCCTTTCGCGGCTTGGCCGGATGGAAGCCCCGGACCGGGAGGAGTGTCTTGAGATGCTAAGGCTATACAACACCCCCCCGGATGTGGTGTCCCACTCCCTGGCGGTGTGCGGCGCCGGGCTTAGCATCGGGAGGGCCCTCGTACCCAGGGGTGCCCAGCTGGACCTGGCGATGTTGGAGGCGGGGTGTCTGCTCCACGACATAGCCAAGGGCACCGGGAACCACGAGGCGGCGGGGGAGGAACTGCTGAAGGGGCTGGGCTTTGAACGTCTGGGCACCCTGGTGGGTTCTCACCGAGACCTCCCGGACTCGGTGAGAACCCCCGAAGCGGAGGTGCTGTTCCTGGCGGACAAGTCCGTGAAGGGAACCGGTTTCATCACACTGGAGGATAGGCTTAATGTTATGCGTCTTAGGCTCAGGGACGATCCCGCTGCCCTTGCGGGGGCGGAGCGCCGGATAGGCCTTGCCATGGAGATACGACGCAAGGTCGAGGCCCTCGCGGGGGCAAAACTTGAGGAGATCTTGAGTCTTGATAGATAAGCTGTTTCTTATAAGGCATGGAAGGCCGGCG encodes the following:
- a CDS encoding TetR/AcrR family transcriptional regulator codes for the protein MRLSEKKRDLLELVTREALYEAAVRILREEGWKGLTMEKLAQRAGVAKGTIYKYFESKGDVLFFVMKRNGGITAERLSEIREEVVNRRVSASKGLEEALEVAASGMYRNRHVIAAIGRAFEEDSSLMARKSHMCHQGEDHPLSVIRRCIRDIIAAGIEDGSLRPVDPDAAETIIHCTMMGLGRLFAIEGPETGVPSDQICGLLKTMVLQGLSAKDEKPEGVRG
- a CDS encoding XdhC family protein; translation: MDLKLLKIVNDEVSCGGIGVLCTVVDEVGSSPRSRGSSMWVRLDGSIAGTVGGGLLEHQVIQRALEMIAKGESCATFTKDLNATDGMVCGGKVVVYLEVLGGDDQLVVFGAGHVGKAIGDLARYLGFSVVVWDDREEFANQERFPYAEVHAGPLEDFMREFTSNRRTYIVVCTRGHALDSEVVRLLENKEAAYIGLIGSKSKLIALKESLLFNGVSEAHFERIFKPVGLPIGAETPEEIALSVMAEIVALKRRANLDSLRASWWD
- a CDS encoding DVU_1551 family NTP transferase: MGMRLGGLVLLGGYSSRMGRFKPGLDIGGATPVERCVRLLSSAGVDPVVAVVGHNRQEAEALVSSAGADVVFNPLYPSGMFSSVRRGVEALMGSGVTGAFVLPVDVPLVRPCTVRALADRFAALAGSGAVDALIPVFRGRTGHPPVIGSHRFEEILGFEGQGGLRALMSGWKLETLDVFDSHVLLDMDTPEDLDVILSRLGRMEAPDREECLEMLRLYNTPPDVVSHSLAVCGAGLSIGRALVPRGAQLDLAMLEAGCLLHDIAKGTGNHEAAGEELLKGLGFERLGTLVGSHRDLPDSVRTPEAEVLFLADKSVKGTGFITLEDRLNVMRLRLRDDPAALAGAERRIGLAMEIRRKVEALAGAKLEEILSLDR